Proteins from a genomic interval of Desulfofustis limnaeus:
- a CDS encoding AAA family ATPase, translating into MGLKIAIGGKGGVGKTTVAALLARCLAADQSNKVIAIDADPVANLAAALGIESGEPITPIAELRDLIAERTGAQPGTMGGFFTLNPKVDDIPDRFSRERDGVRLLVMGTVKSGGSGCICPESTILKALMTHLVLFRDDVVIMDMEAGIEHLGRATSASVDALVIVVNPGARSRAAAEMIRKLGSDIGIKRIVVLGNRVRDDEDERLIRSALPDFEVIGFVPEDDEVVQADRQGRRPYERIAEAPAELHQTAARLLALRP; encoded by the coding sequence ATGGGTTTGAAGATTGCGATCGGCGGCAAGGGCGGTGTGGGCAAGACCACCGTGGCCGCTTTGCTGGCTCGCTGCCTGGCGGCCGATCAGTCCAATAAAGTGATTGCCATTGATGCCGATCCGGTGGCCAATCTCGCTGCGGCGCTGGGCATCGAGAGTGGCGAACCGATCACGCCGATCGCCGAATTGCGTGACCTGATCGCCGAGCGGACCGGTGCCCAGCCCGGTACCATGGGTGGCTTCTTCACCCTCAATCCGAAGGTGGACGATATCCCCGACCGTTTCTCGCGAGAGCGGGACGGGGTGCGCCTGTTGGTGATGGGGACGGTCAAGAGCGGCGGTTCCGGCTGCATCTGCCCGGAGAGCACCATTCTCAAGGCATTGATGACCCATCTGGTCCTGTTCCGTGACGATGTGGTGATCATGGACATGGAGGCGGGAATCGAGCATCTCGGCCGGGCCACCTCGGCGTCGGTGGATGCCCTGGTGATTGTCGTCAATCCCGGCGCCCGCAGCCGGGCGGCGGCCGAAATGATCCGCAAGCTCGGTAGCGACATCGGCATCAAACGGATCGTCGTGCTGGGAAATCGGGTCCGTGACGATGAGGATGAGCGGTTGATCCGCTCAGCCCTGCCCGACTTTGAGGTCATCGGATTCGTGCCGGAGGATGATGAGGTGGTGCAGGCCGATCGCCAGGGGCGCCGACCTTATGAGCGGATTGCTGAGGCCCCGGCGGAGCTGCATCAAACGGCGGCGCGTCTTTTGGCGTTGCGTCCCTGA
- a CDS encoding dihydropteroate synthase produces the protein MILFGESLNVISRKIGTAFRERDPKPIQEEALDQKERGMDYIDINLGPAKKDGHELMPWVCQVVQEVVPDLPLLLDTSNIAAIEEGLKVLKPVGKPHIVNSIMARAERYEVMLPMAAKYEADIVALLWGPDGLPRDENERAALAVELLYAANEAGIPNEKIWVDGIVTPVNIQQAQCVSLLNFQMMLEEIAPGAMSTCGLSNISNGPPVHLRPILNTTYMVMLERYGMKSVIADPLDTNLVAVAKGQRPDIVDVVHQAMDGTAPDPSTLSKELGDYVKTVKVIMGETLFSDSYLEI, from the coding sequence ATGATTCTATTCGGTGAGAGCCTGAACGTTATTTCCCGCAAGATCGGAACAGCGTTCAGGGAACGGGACCCCAAGCCGATTCAGGAGGAGGCCCTGGATCAGAAGGAGCGGGGCATGGATTATATCGACATCAATCTTGGTCCGGCCAAGAAAGACGGGCACGAACTGATGCCATGGGTCTGTCAGGTGGTGCAGGAGGTGGTTCCGGATCTGCCGTTGTTGCTCGATACGAGTAACATCGCTGCCATAGAGGAAGGCCTGAAAGTGCTCAAACCGGTGGGCAAGCCGCACATCGTCAACTCCATCATGGCCCGGGCCGAGCGTTATGAGGTGATGTTGCCCATGGCCGCCAAATATGAGGCGGACATCGTGGCCTTGCTCTGGGGGCCGGACGGGTTGCCGCGTGATGAGAACGAGCGGGCGGCGCTTGCTGTCGAGTTGCTCTATGCCGCCAATGAAGCGGGGATCCCGAACGAGAAAATCTGGGTCGACGGCATCGTCACCCCGGTCAACATCCAACAGGCCCAATGCGTCAGCCTGCTCAATTTCCAGATGATGCTCGAGGAGATTGCTCCCGGCGCCATGAGCACCTGCGGCCTTTCCAACATTTCCAACGGTCCGCCGGTCCATCTGCGGCCCATTCTCAACACCACGTACATGGTGATGCTCGAGCGTTATGGCATGAAATCAGTTATCGCCGACCCGCTTGACACCAACCTGGTCGCCGTGGCCAAAGGACAACGGCCCGATATCGTCGACGTCGTCCACCAGGCGATGGATGGCACGGCCCCCGACCCGTCGACGCTGAGCAAAGAGCTTGGCGATTATGTGAAGACCGTCAAGGTGATCATGGGCGAGACCCTGTTCTCCGATTCGTATCTGGAAATCTGA
- the acsC gene encoding acetyl-CoA decarbonylase/synthase complex subunit gamma: MALTGMQIFKLLPKTNCKECGVPTCLAFAMNLASGKAELDSCPYVSDEARAQLEEASAPPIRQVALGKGVRAAKTGGETVLYRHEKTFYNPTLFAGLLSADTPAAQVEAKLKGWQALQYERVGLNLRPELVAVKDTGDKTAFAAVAKQVAETSEFNLILMSEDAEAMAAAVAACSFKRPLLYAATAATVDAFGKLAVEHELPLAVKADSIDGLIELTTKLTAMGLKDLVLDPGSREVKQSLQDMVALRRASLKDGNRALGFPAIVFPCEMAGNTDMEALIAGMYVSKYAGIVVLSDLNTEALFPLMLERLNIFTDPQRPMTVTEGIYEIGTPNENSPVLVTTNFALTYFIVSGEIEASKVPAWLLIKDSEGLSVLTAWAAGKFSGDDVGAFVKKSGIMDKVKHTELIIPGYAASIVADVEEELPGWTITVGPREAAHLPGFLKAR; encoded by the coding sequence ATGGCATTAACAGGAATGCAGATCTTCAAACTCCTGCCGAAGACCAACTGCAAGGAGTGCGGTGTGCCCACGTGTCTTGCCTTCGCCATGAACCTGGCGTCGGGCAAGGCGGAGCTTGATTCCTGCCCGTACGTCTCCGACGAAGCCCGGGCCCAGTTGGAAGAGGCATCCGCACCGCCCATCCGTCAGGTCGCGCTCGGCAAGGGGGTCAGGGCTGCCAAGACCGGTGGCGAGACAGTGCTGTATCGCCATGAAAAAACTTTTTACAACCCGACTCTGTTCGCCGGTCTGCTGTCCGCCGACACCCCGGCCGCACAGGTGGAGGCAAAGCTGAAGGGCTGGCAGGCGCTGCAGTATGAGCGGGTCGGCCTGAACTTGCGCCCGGAGCTGGTGGCAGTCAAAGATACCGGTGACAAGACCGCTTTTGCTGCGGTGGCCAAACAGGTGGCCGAGACGTCCGAATTCAACCTTATCCTGATGAGCGAAGACGCCGAAGCCATGGCCGCCGCTGTTGCCGCCTGCAGCTTCAAGCGGCCGCTGCTCTACGCGGCGACGGCGGCCACTGTGGACGCTTTCGGCAAACTGGCCGTGGAACACGAGCTGCCGCTGGCGGTCAAGGCCGACTCGATTGATGGTCTCATCGAGCTGACCACCAAGCTGACCGCCATGGGCCTCAAGGATCTGGTCCTGGATCCGGGGTCACGGGAAGTCAAGCAATCCCTCCAGGACATGGTGGCTCTGCGCCGCGCCTCATTGAAGGACGGCAACCGGGCTCTGGGTTTCCCGGCCATTGTCTTTCCGTGTGAGATGGCCGGCAACACCGATATGGAGGCGCTCATTGCCGGGATGTACGTGTCGAAATATGCCGGTATCGTCGTGCTCTCCGATCTGAACACCGAGGCCCTGTTCCCGTTGATGCTGGAGCGACTCAACATCTTCACCGATCCGCAGCGGCCGATGACGGTTACCGAGGGCATCTACGAGATCGGTACTCCGAACGAGAACTCACCGGTTCTGGTTACCACCAACTTCGCTTTGACCTACTTCATCGTCTCCGGCGAGATCGAGGCCAGCAAGGTACCGGCCTGGCTGCTGATCAAGGATTCTGAAGGTCTCTCGGTGCTGACCGCGTGGGCGGCCGGCAAATTCAGCGGTGACGATGTGGGGGCCTTCGTCAAGAAGTCCGGCATCATGGACAAGGTCAAGCACACCGAACTCATCATCCCCGGCTACGCGGCATCCATCGTAGCCGATGTGGAAGAGGAACTGCCCGGTTGGACGATCACCGTCGGACCGCGTGAGGCGGCTCACCTTCCCGGCTTTTTAAAAGCGCGTTAA
- the acsB gene encoding acetyl-CoA decarbonylase/synthase complex subunit alpha/beta, producing the protein MSRLVAFAAIQGGYKVVSQVEGELEKALASHDAATKISFGNTAYYLPVIYSLTGMKCETLEDLKKPLEFARGLLPPHVKGQNHLPYLGPLLDAGMAGIFAYEVKEALRILREPDFYTFTEDPDVEAGKLWVGPADDTILRKRGVEFVDGSAPGFAAIVGAAPTPEIAKMIIEDYQKKSLYIFCAANHNGKTAIEQCLQAGMQVGWSTRIVPFGPDISSAVFALGFANRAAMAFGGVQPGDYRRMLMYNKNRIFAFVNALGDVGTEWAVAAAGAVNWGFPTLADTDIPEILPTGICTYEHVVANVPHDEICQKSVEVRGLKINVTEIDIPLAFGPAFEGERVRGGDLFCQMGGGKTQCTELVKMADMKEIDDAKVQVVGPDIPDLKEGETLPLGIYVQIAGREFQEDFEPIMERQIHHLINYIQGIMHIGQRDISWIRVSKAAVEKGFSLKHLGVVLHAKFHQEFQKIVDKVQVTLYSNKEDVDKLTERARAEYKRRDERVDKMTDEDVDTFYSCTLCQSFAPSHVCTVSPERTGLCGAYNWMDCKASFEINPTGPNQPIKKGKVLDTKLGRFEGVDEFIRQASKGAIDTYNFYSMVHAPMTTCGCCECIAAMLPSCNGVMTVNRDYAGETPCGMKFTTLAGVMGGGQSSPGFVGHSKFNVTQKKFILGDGGLLRVVWMPKSLKDEIYDRLNARGKEMGVENLADKIADETVGITEDEILPFLQEKGHPALSMEPLIS; encoded by the coding sequence ATGTCAAGATTAGTAGCTTTTGCGGCGATACAGGGCGGATACAAGGTCGTGTCGCAGGTCGAGGGCGAGTTGGAGAAGGCCCTGGCGTCCCATGATGCCGCCACCAAGATCAGCTTCGGAAATACCGCCTATTATCTCCCGGTCATCTACTCGTTGACCGGCATGAAGTGTGAGACCCTGGAGGATCTCAAAAAACCATTGGAGTTCGCCCGCGGTCTGTTGCCGCCTCATGTCAAAGGGCAGAACCATCTGCCCTACCTCGGGCCGCTGCTGGATGCCGGTATGGCCGGTATCTTCGCCTACGAGGTGAAAGAGGCACTGCGCATCCTGCGTGAGCCGGATTTCTACACCTTTACCGAGGATCCCGATGTGGAGGCCGGCAAGTTGTGGGTTGGCCCGGCCGACGACACCATCCTGCGCAAGCGCGGGGTTGAGTTCGTCGACGGCTCAGCCCCCGGCTTCGCCGCCATCGTCGGTGCGGCGCCGACCCCGGAGATCGCCAAGATGATCATTGAGGACTATCAGAAGAAGAGCCTCTATATCTTCTGCGCCGCTAACCACAACGGCAAGACGGCCATCGAGCAGTGTCTGCAGGCCGGCATGCAGGTGGGCTGGAGCACCCGTATCGTACCGTTCGGGCCGGATATCTCGTCGGCCGTCTTCGCGCTTGGTTTCGCCAACCGTGCCGCCATGGCCTTTGGCGGCGTACAACCCGGCGATTATCGGCGCATGTTGATGTACAACAAGAACCGTATCTTCGCCTTTGTCAACGCCCTGGGCGACGTCGGTACCGAATGGGCGGTGGCTGCCGCCGGCGCCGTCAACTGGGGTTTTCCGACGCTGGCCGACACCGATATCCCGGAGATCCTGCCCACCGGTATCTGTACTTACGAGCATGTGGTGGCCAACGTGCCGCATGACGAAATCTGCCAGAAATCGGTGGAAGTCCGCGGGCTCAAAATCAACGTTACCGAGATCGACATCCCGCTGGCCTTCGGTCCGGCTTTCGAGGGCGAGCGTGTCCGCGGCGGCGATCTGTTCTGCCAGATGGGCGGCGGCAAGACCCAGTGCACGGAACTGGTCAAGATGGCCGACATGAAGGAGATCGACGACGCCAAGGTACAAGTGGTCGGCCCCGACATCCCCGACCTCAAAGAGGGCGAGACCCTGCCGCTCGGTATCTACGTCCAGATTGCCGGTCGCGAGTTCCAGGAAGACTTCGAGCCGATCATGGAGCGCCAGATCCATCACCTGATCAACTACATCCAGGGCATCATGCATATCGGCCAGCGCGATATCTCCTGGATCAGGGTGAGCAAGGCGGCTGTCGAGAAGGGCTTCTCCCTGAAACATCTGGGCGTCGTCCTGCATGCCAAATTCCATCAGGAATTCCAGAAGATCGTCGACAAGGTCCAGGTGACCCTGTACTCCAACAAGGAGGATGTGGACAAACTGACCGAGCGCGCCCGGGCCGAGTACAAGCGGCGAGACGAGCGGGTCGACAAGATGACCGACGAGGATGTGGATACCTTCTACTCCTGTACCCTCTGCCAGTCCTTTGCGCCCAGCCACGTTTGCACCGTCAGTCCGGAGAGGACCGGCCTGTGCGGCGCTTACAACTGGATGGACTGCAAGGCCTCGTTCGAGATCAACCCCACCGGTCCGAACCAGCCGATCAAGAAAGGCAAGGTTCTCGATACGAAGCTTGGCCGTTTCGAGGGGGTTGATGAGTTCATCAGGCAGGCCTCGAAAGGTGCCATCGATACCTACAACTTCTATTCCATGGTCCATGCCCCGATGACCACCTGCGGCTGCTGTGAGTGCATCGCCGCCATGCTGCCGTCGTGCAACGGCGTCATGACCGTCAACCGCGATTATGCCGGTGAGACGCCGTGCGGCATGAAGTTCACCACCCTGGCCGGAGTCATGGGCGGCGGTCAATCATCGCCCGGATTTGTCGGCCATTCCAAGTTCAACGTCACCCAGAAGAAGTTCATCCTCGGTGATGGCGGACTGTTGCGGGTGGTCTGGATGCCCAAGAGCCTCAAGGACGAGATTTACGATCGTCTGAATGCCCGGGGCAAGGAAATGGGGGTGGAGAATCTCGCCGACAAGATCGCCGACGAGACGGTCGGTATCACCGAAGACGAGATCCTGCCGTTCCTCCAGGAGAAAGGGCATCCTGCTTTGAGCATGGAACCGCTCATCAGCTAA
- the cooS gene encoding anaerobic carbon-monoxide dehydrogenase catalytic subunit yields the protein MAELKEKTAAKEAKFVDPREASIDPATQEMILRAQRLQVETVFDRAMTMKPCAIGMQGICCKNCAMGPCRLPLPKGGITGEDTRKGLCGATANTICARNFIRMIAGGAAAHSDHGRSVAEVFRSVARKETEDYKIKDPIKLVDIAPNFGVATTVEVDGKTLDRSIDEIALEVAEAAYAEWGKPEGSLHYIKRAPKPLQEKWEREGVVPRNVDREIVEIMHRTHMGVDQDYKNLMKQGTRAALADGWGGSMIATDLQDVMFGTPSPLQSEANLGVMKEDHVNIIVHGHEPVLSEMIVAACQSQEMIAYAKEKGAKGIQLSGICCTANEVLQRHGVPPAGTFLQQELAIITGACDAMVVDVQCIFQNLANVAKCFHTKLITTHPIAKMEQDNVIHIEFDEHHAMEDAKRIVRMAIDNFTNRKAEVLIPRHKASQIAGFGVESIRYHLGGTFRGDYYTLNDNIINGRIRGIAGVVGCNNARTKHNEEHITIIKELIKNDVIVLTTGCSAIAAGMHGLLTPGAAAVHCGPGLAEVCETVGIPPVLHLGSCVDNSRILLAATEVVKAGGLGKDICDLPAAGSAPEWMSEKAISIGQYFVASGVYTVFGYHMPLEGAPVFKDYLYKQMEKMYGGMWDCEPDPVKHAHKMIAHIDKKRKELGIDKARERVLMDMADRQALGIE from the coding sequence ATGGCAGAATTAAAGGAAAAAACCGCTGCGAAAGAGGCCAAGTTCGTGGACCCGCGAGAGGCATCGATCGATCCGGCAACCCAGGAGATGATCCTGCGGGCCCAACGGCTGCAGGTGGAAACGGTCTTTGATCGTGCGATGACCATGAAGCCATGCGCCATCGGCATGCAAGGCATCTGCTGCAAGAATTGTGCGATGGGTCCGTGCCGCCTACCGCTGCCCAAGGGCGGGATCACCGGCGAGGACACGAGAAAGGGTCTGTGCGGTGCCACCGCCAATACCATCTGTGCCCGAAACTTCATCAGGATGATCGCCGGCGGCGCCGCCGCCCACTCGGATCACGGCCGCTCGGTGGCCGAGGTATTCCGTTCGGTGGCCCGCAAGGAAACCGAGGATTATAAAATCAAGGATCCGATCAAACTGGTCGACATCGCACCGAATTTCGGTGTGGCGACCACGGTGGAGGTGGATGGCAAGACGCTCGATCGATCTATCGATGAGATTGCCCTCGAAGTGGCGGAAGCCGCCTATGCCGAGTGGGGCAAACCTGAGGGCAGCCTTCACTACATCAAGCGGGCCCCGAAACCGCTCCAGGAGAAATGGGAACGGGAAGGGGTCGTGCCGCGCAACGTCGATCGCGAGATCGTCGAGATCATGCACCGCACCCACATGGGGGTCGATCAGGACTACAAGAACCTGATGAAACAGGGAACCCGGGCGGCGCTGGCCGACGGCTGGGGGGGGTCGATGATTGCCACCGATCTGCAAGACGTGATGTTCGGCACGCCGTCGCCGTTGCAGTCCGAGGCGAACCTCGGGGTCATGAAGGAAGACCATGTGAACATCATCGTTCACGGCCATGAGCCGGTGCTCTCCGAAATGATCGTCGCTGCTTGCCAGTCGCAGGAGATGATCGCCTATGCCAAGGAAAAAGGGGCCAAGGGCATCCAGCTGTCCGGTATCTGCTGCACCGCCAACGAGGTCCTGCAGCGCCACGGCGTGCCGCCGGCCGGCACCTTCCTGCAGCAGGAGCTGGCCATCATCACCGGTGCCTGCGACGCCATGGTGGTTGACGTCCAGTGTATCTTCCAGAACCTGGCCAACGTCGCCAAATGCTTCCATACCAAGCTGATTACCACTCATCCGATCGCCAAGATGGAGCAGGACAACGTCATCCATATCGAGTTCGACGAGCATCACGCCATGGAAGACGCCAAGCGGATCGTCAGGATGGCCATCGACAACTTCACCAACCGCAAGGCCGAGGTTCTCATCCCGCGGCACAAGGCTTCGCAGATCGCCGGTTTCGGCGTCGAGTCGATCCGTTATCACTTGGGCGGCACCTTCCGCGGTGACTACTACACGCTCAACGACAACATCATAAACGGCCGTATCCGCGGTATTGCCGGTGTCGTCGGCTGTAACAACGCCCGGACCAAACACAACGAAGAACACATCACCATCATCAAGGAACTGATCAAGAACGACGTCATCGTCCTCACCACCGGCTGCTCCGCCATCGCCGCCGGTATGCACGGGCTGCTGACCCCCGGAGCCGCTGCCGTACATTGCGGTCCCGGTCTGGCCGAGGTGTGCGAGACAGTGGGCATTCCGCCGGTACTGCATCTCGGATCCTGCGTCGACAACAGCCGCATTCTGCTGGCTGCCACCGAGGTGGTCAAGGCCGGCGGCTTGGGCAAAGACATCTGCGATCTGCCGGCCGCCGGCAGTGCCCCGGAATGGATGAGCGAGAAGGCCATCTCCATCGGCCAGTACTTCGTCGCCTCCGGTGTCTACACCGTCTTCGGCTACCATATGCCGCTGGAGGGTGCTCCGGTGTTCAAAGACTATCTCTACAAGCAGATGGAGAAGATGTACGGCGGCATGTGGGATTGTGAGCCGGATCCGGTCAAGCACGCCCACAAGATGATCGCTCATATCGACAAGAAGCGTAAGGAGCTGGGCATCGACAAGGCGCGAGAGCGCGTGCTCATGGATATGGCCGATCGGCAGGCCCTGGGAATCGAATAA
- a CDS encoding acetyl-CoA decarbonylase/synthase complex subunit delta, giving the protein MAFAIKKESYTGGIKPISIGKGDSAVTVGGETCYPFYTFEGDMPNKPLIAMEIWDMEPTDWPEAAVAPFKDVIGDSAAWAKKCVEAYGAEAIVVQLKSIDPNDRDASPQSAAETVKKVLAAVKVPVIVWGCTSPAKDEEVLKAVAEACQNENLLLGPVEEKNYKGIAAAAMGYGHSVIASSPIDVNLAKQINILLENFGMPMERVVVDPTTGGLGYGMEYSYSVMERLSMAAMSQGDDKLQYPMINNLGNEVWKCKEAKQSVDEAPLLGDPEKRGILMEAVGAVAYLLSGSNILIMRHPESIRLAKSFIGALLGGGSLADAAPIEKRLASVAVDFAALAPPLDLTIEEEKKAAPAKKEPPAKKEAPAKPAPAAAAPPKKEEPAPVAKPAAPAVDAKAQAEAEAKAQAEAQAAAKAEAEAKVRAEAEAKVKAEQEAKARAEAEAKAKEEAEKKAVADARAAREAEEQELRAKRAQERAELAAKREPKASGTVPMTAAAIQKTEQQKILEMLNRFHKRA; this is encoded by the coding sequence GTGGCATTTGCAATCAAAAAGGAATCATATACCGGTGGCATCAAGCCCATTTCCATTGGTAAAGGTGATTCTGCCGTAACTGTCGGTGGCGAGACATGTTACCCGTTTTACACCTTTGAAGGTGACATGCCCAATAAGCCGTTAATCGCCATGGAGATCTGGGATATGGAGCCGACCGACTGGCCGGAGGCGGCTGTCGCCCCGTTCAAGGACGTGATCGGTGATTCAGCGGCCTGGGCCAAGAAATGTGTCGAGGCGTACGGGGCCGAGGCGATTGTCGTGCAACTCAAGAGCATCGACCCCAACGATCGTGACGCGAGCCCCCAGTCGGCGGCGGAAACGGTGAAGAAAGTGCTGGCCGCGGTCAAGGTGCCGGTCATCGTCTGGGGGTGCACCTCGCCGGCCAAGGATGAAGAGGTGCTGAAAGCGGTGGCCGAGGCCTGTCAGAACGAAAATCTGCTGCTCGGTCCGGTGGAAGAGAAAAACTACAAGGGCATCGCAGCGGCGGCCATGGGCTATGGGCATTCGGTGATCGCTTCATCGCCGATCGATGTCAACCTGGCCAAGCAGATCAATATCCTGCTGGAAAACTTCGGCATGCCCATGGAACGGGTGGTGGTCGATCCCACCACCGGCGGTCTCGGCTACGGAATGGAGTATTCCTATTCGGTCATGGAACGATTGTCCATGGCTGCCATGAGCCAGGGTGACGATAAACTTCAGTACCCGATGATCAACAACCTCGGCAACGAGGTGTGGAAATGCAAGGAAGCCAAGCAGAGCGTCGACGAAGCGCCGCTGCTCGGTGATCCCGAAAAACGCGGCATTCTGATGGAGGCGGTGGGGGCGGTGGCGTATCTGTTGAGCGGCTCAAACATCCTGATCATGCGCCATCCCGAATCGATCAGACTGGCCAAAAGCTTCATCGGAGCATTGCTCGGCGGCGGTTCGCTTGCCGACGCGGCGCCGATCGAAAAGCGATTGGCCTCCGTGGCTGTTGACTTTGCAGCGCTGGCCCCGCCGCTTGATCTGACCATTGAGGAGGAGAAGAAGGCGGCGCCGGCCAAGAAGGAGCCGCCGGCCAAAAAAGAGGCCCCGGCCAAGCCCGCCCCTGCTGCTGCGGCTCCGCCGAAGAAGGAGGAACCGGCTCCGGTCGCCAAACCGGCCGCACCGGCGGTGGATGCAAAGGCCCAGGCCGAAGCGGAGGCCAAGGCCCAGGCGGAAGCACAGGCAGCGGCAAAGGCTGAGGCGGAAGCCAAGGTCAGAGCGGAGGCCGAGGCCAAGGTTAAGGCGGAGCAAGAGGCCAAAGCCAGAGCCGAGGCGGAAGCCAAGGCCAAAGAGGAGGCGGAGAAAAAAGCTGTGGCCGATGCGCGGGCGGCGCGAGAGGCCGAAGAGCAGGAATTGCGAGCCAAACGTGCCCAAGAGCGGGCGGAACTGGCCGCCAAACGGGAGCCGAAGGCTTCCGGTACCGTACCCATGACCGCTGCTGCGATCCAGAAGACCGAGCAGCAGAAGATCCTGGAAATGCTCAACAGATTCCATAAACGTGCATAA
- a CDS encoding ASKHA domain-containing protein, translating to MGNCQVTFLPHNRAITVPEGESLIRAAMQAGVHINASCGGEGVCAKCRVQIEKGTVTGGLSDRFSAEEAQRGCRLACQARIGGDVTVRVPVESAIDRIVFDKQFTPRRTARIRQMNFESLKERGLFIPPVEKTYLELPLPDAQNNMPDVTRLIEYLKLQGNEHKLEMTIPVIRRLPSILRENQFKATVTLVRPVRDDGKTLITNIQAGDTTAENYAIALDIGTTTIYAQLIDLSSGESLAEAGDFNGQISYGEDVISRIIYAEKPGGLETLQKTVVATINKVLGIIIKQAGVSRQNISTITMAGNTTMTQLLLAIDPRYLRRSPYVPASTLYPPFQAHTIGIDLDEHVIALLYPAIASYVGGDIVAGIMGTGLYRDDELTLFLDIGTNAEIVIGNKDWLACTACSAGPAFEGGGIEFGMRASTGAIEDFSIDPVTYEPMLVTIGDVRPKGICGSGLINMVALMFETGVINNRGKFNRDHGTKRIRANRGIWEFVLAWKDETQIGRDITLSEIDIDNLIRAKGAVYSGCMTLLEEVGLSMDAIERIILAGGFGSYIDLEKAMTIGLLPEIDPDRVIFIGNGSLMGARMSSLTNRIRKDVVEVTKRMTNFELSETPSYMDHYVAAMFIPHTEIEKFPGVKRRIKAWKDLQAIPGR from the coding sequence ATGGGTAATTGTCAGGTCACATTTCTGCCGCACAATCGAGCGATCACCGTCCCTGAAGGGGAAAGCCTGATCAGAGCCGCAATGCAGGCGGGGGTTCACATCAACGCCTCCTGTGGCGGTGAGGGCGTATGCGCCAAGTGCCGGGTTCAAATTGAAAAAGGCACGGTTACCGGCGGTCTGTCTGATCGTTTTTCTGCCGAAGAGGCTCAACGCGGCTGTCGGCTGGCTTGTCAGGCCCGGATTGGCGGAGATGTGACCGTGCGGGTGCCGGTTGAATCGGCGATCGACCGGATCGTTTTCGACAAGCAGTTTACCCCGCGCCGTACCGCCAGAATCCGGCAGATGAATTTTGAGAGCCTCAAGGAGCGGGGACTCTTCATTCCGCCGGTGGAGAAGACCTACCTGGAACTACCGCTGCCCGATGCCCAGAACAATATGCCCGACGTCACCAGGCTCATTGAATATCTCAAGCTGCAGGGCAACGAACATAAACTGGAGATGACCATACCGGTCATCCGGCGTTTGCCTTCCATCCTCCGGGAAAACCAGTTCAAGGCCACGGTGACATTGGTTCGCCCGGTGCGCGACGATGGCAAAACCTTGATCACCAACATTCAGGCCGGAGATACGACCGCGGAGAATTACGCCATCGCGCTCGATATCGGCACCACCACCATCTATGCGCAGCTGATCGATCTGAGCAGTGGCGAGAGCTTGGCGGAGGCAGGCGATTTCAACGGTCAGATCAGCTACGGCGAGGACGTCATCAGCCGTATTATTTATGCAGAGAAACCGGGCGGATTGGAGACGCTGCAGAAAACCGTCGTGGCCACGATCAACAAGGTGCTCGGGATCATCATCAAACAAGCAGGGGTGTCACGGCAGAACATCTCCACCATTACCATGGCCGGCAACACCACCATGACCCAGCTGCTGTTGGCCATCGACCCCCGCTACCTGCGACGTTCTCCGTATGTGCCGGCCTCGACCTTGTATCCGCCGTTTCAGGCTCACACCATCGGCATCGACCTGGACGAGCATGTCATTGCCTTGCTTTACCCGGCCATTGCCAGCTATGTGGGCGGCGATATCGTCGCCGGGATCATGGGTACAGGGCTGTATCGTGATGATGAGTTGACCTTGTTTCTCGATATCGGCACCAATGCCGAGATCGTCATCGGCAACAAGGATTGGCTGGCCTGTACCGCCTGTTCCGCCGGACCGGCCTTTGAAGGCGGCGGCATCGAATTTGGCATGCGCGCCTCCACGGGCGCCATCGAGGATTTTTCCATCGACCCGGTCACCTATGAGCCGATGCTGGTGACCATCGGTGATGTCCGACCGAAGGGGATCTGCGGATCGGGATTGATCAACATGGTGGCCTTGATGTTTGAAACGGGGGTCATCAACAACCGCGGGAAGTTCAATCGAGACCATGGCACCAAGCGGATCAGGGCCAACCGGGGTATCTGGGAATTCGTCCTGGCCTGGAAAGACGAGACCCAGATCGGTCGGGATATCACCTTGTCCGAGATCGATATTGACAATCTGATCCGGGCCAAAGGTGCTGTCTACAGCGGCTGCATGACGTTGCTCGAAGAGGTGGGATTGAGCATGGACGCCATTGAACGAATCATTCTCGCCGGTGGCTTCGGCAGCTATATCGACTTGGAAAAGGCAATGACCATCGGCCTGCTGCCGGAGATCGACCCCGACCGGGTGATCTTTATCGGTAACGGCTCGCTGATGGGGGCGCGCATGAGTTCGCTCACCAATCGGATCAGAAAAGACGTTGTCGAAGTGACCAAGCGGATGACCAATTTTGAACTTTCCGAAACGCCGTCATACATGGACCATTATGTGGCAGCGATGTTCATTCCGCACACCGAGATCGAGAAATTTCCCGGCGTCAAGCGCCGGATCAAGGCCTGGAAAGACTTGCAGGCCATTCCGGGGCGATAG